A single window of Modestobacter italicus DNA harbors:
- a CDS encoding Clp protease N-terminal domain-containing protein, with protein sequence MSSPVQMPPTVRLDDLITAIQKVHDEPLDQLTDAVLAADALGEVADHLIGHFVDQARRSGASWTDIGRSMGVTKQAAQKRFVPKDPPLDPEQGFTRFTARARHAVAAAQEEARTAGNAEVTSAHLVLGLLRDPESLAGRALAAQGLSPDAVRQAVTATLPAAADDVPALIPFDGSAKKALELTFREALRLGHKYIGTEHLLLALLEREDGDGVLTGLGLDRARTEESIAAALG encoded by the coding sequence ATGAGCAGCCCGGTGCAGATGCCGCCCACCGTCCGCCTCGACGACCTGATCACCGCCATCCAGAAGGTCCACGACGAGCCGCTGGACCAGCTGACCGACGCCGTCCTCGCCGCCGACGCCCTCGGCGAGGTCGCCGACCACCTGATCGGCCACTTCGTCGACCAGGCCCGCCGCTCCGGCGCCTCCTGGACCGACATCGGCCGCAGCATGGGGGTGACCAAGCAGGCCGCCCAGAAGCGGTTCGTGCCCAAGGACCCGCCGCTGGACCCTGAGCAGGGCTTCACCCGGTTCACCGCCCGGGCCCGGCACGCGGTGGCCGCGGCCCAGGAGGAGGCGCGCACGGCCGGCAACGCCGAGGTCACCAGCGCCCACCTGGTGCTCGGGCTGCTCCGAGACCCCGAGTCGCTGGCCGGCAGGGCGCTCGCCGCCCAGGGCCTGTCCCCCGACGCCGTCCGGCAGGCGGTGACCGCCACGCTGCCGGCCGCCGCCGATGACGTCCCCGCGCTCATCCCGTTCGACGGCAGCGCCAAGAAGGCGCTGGAGCTCACCTTCCGCGAGGCGCTCCGGCTGGGCCACAAGTACATCGGCACCGAGCACCTGCTGCTCGCCCTCCTGGAGCGGGAGGACGGCGACGGCGTGCTCACCGGCCTCGGCCTGGACAGGGCGCGGACCGAGGAGAGCATCGCCGCCGCCCTCGGCTGA
- a CDS encoding esterase/lipase family protein: protein MRLPIIYVRGFAGDTRGIDRAVDDPFYGFNEGSVHVRVGGDAQPQFHQFESPLLRLMLDDDGGGTYRPLVQGGQRAFLEAQDDGSVPPRTIWVHRFYDRAASTFGQRPEAFTLERAAEDLYALVQLVRAKTGAPRVHLVAHSMGGLICRSMIQRVVPEATGRPDGAADVVDRLFTYGTPHGGIEFAVGFGLAEELRDFFDLGGAAVFGPDRMWDYLTPADRRDGGPPEGWDPAAMPADGFPLDRVFCLVGTDPADYGAAGGLASRAVGARSDGLVQIDHAYVPGAHRAFVHRSHSGRYGLVNSEEGYQNLRRFLFGDLQVTVELRGLTRPDPGDDVVWQLETQLAIRGLPVVVHEQTTAHQCPVQLEWPDPGTDDDSNPVPLLTTFLLSDQAPAPRPARLRHALRLRLISLREEHGCCRFGDHLEQTADVEDTLVVDIEPGLPCPRAWATWNSQIPGAIRDWEPAGPPIGDADGTTGVWCTEVPLPATARPVLGPRARVRLTVTARG, encoded by the coding sequence ATGCGGCTGCCGATCATCTACGTGCGTGGTTTCGCCGGGGACACCCGCGGGATCGACCGGGCGGTGGACGACCCGTTCTACGGGTTCAACGAGGGCTCGGTGCACGTCCGGGTGGGCGGCGACGCGCAGCCGCAGTTCCACCAGTTCGAGAGCCCGCTGCTGCGGCTGATGCTCGACGACGACGGCGGCGGGACCTACCGGCCGCTCGTGCAGGGCGGCCAGCGCGCCTTCCTCGAGGCGCAGGACGACGGGTCGGTGCCGCCGCGGACGATCTGGGTGCACCGCTTCTACGACCGGGCGGCCTCCACCTTCGGGCAGCGGCCGGAGGCGTTCACCCTGGAGCGGGCGGCGGAGGACCTGTACGCCCTGGTGCAGCTGGTGCGGGCCAAGACCGGCGCGCCGCGGGTGCACCTGGTCGCGCACTCGATGGGCGGGCTGATCTGCCGCTCGATGATCCAGCGGGTGGTGCCGGAGGCGACCGGCCGGCCCGACGGCGCCGCGGACGTCGTGGACCGGCTGTTCACCTACGGCACCCCGCACGGGGGCATCGAGTTCGCGGTCGGCTTCGGCCTGGCCGAGGAGCTGCGCGACTTCTTCGACCTCGGCGGCGCGGCCGTCTTCGGCCCGGACCGGATGTGGGACTACCTGACCCCCGCGGACCGGCGGGACGGCGGCCCACCCGAGGGCTGGGACCCGGCGGCCATGCCCGCCGACGGGTTCCCGCTCGACCGGGTGTTCTGCCTGGTCGGCACCGACCCGGCCGACTACGGCGCCGCCGGCGGCCTGGCGTCGCGGGCGGTGGGGGCGCGCAGCGACGGGCTGGTGCAGATCGACCACGCCTACGTGCCCGGCGCGCACCGCGCCTTCGTGCACCGCAGCCACAGCGGTCGGTACGGGCTGGTCAACTCCGAGGAGGGGTACCAGAACCTGCGCCGGTTCCTGTTCGGCGACCTGCAGGTGACCGTCGAGCTGCGGGGGCTGACCCGGCCCGACCCCGGGGACGACGTCGTGTGGCAGCTGGAGACCCAGCTGGCGATCCGCGGGCTGCCGGTCGTCGTCCACGAGCAGACGACGGCGCACCAGTGTCCGGTCCAGCTCGAGTGGCCCGACCCCGGCACCGACGACGACAGCAACCCGGTCCCGCTGCTCACCACCTTCCTGCTCTCCGACCAGGCGCCGGCGCCCCGGCCGGCCCGGCTCCGGCACGCCCTCCGGCTCCGGCTGATCTCGCTGCGCGAGGAGCACGGCTGCTGCCGGTTCGGCGACCACCTCGAGCAGACCGCCGACGTCGAGGACACCCTGGTGGTCGACATCGAGCCGGGGCTGCCGTGCCCGCGGGCGTGGGCGACCTGGAACTCGCAGATCCCGGGCGCGATCCGGGACTGGGAGCCCGCCGGCCCGCCGATCGGCGACGCCGACGGGACCACCGGCGTGTGGTGCACCGAGGTGCCGCTGCCCGCGACCGCGCGGCCGGTCCTCGGTCCGCGGGCCCGGGTGCGGCTCACCGTGACGGCGCGGGGCTGA
- a CDS encoding carboxymuconolactone decarboxylase family protein: protein MASSTRIPKAELTGVYGAIVTRMSRRMFGEVAEPVEVAWHNRRIVDFGFTVGRKSQKWDRCDADLKSYAHMAVAGLVGCSWCLDLGYFLAANEGLDLVKAREVPRWRESDVFTPRERDVLEYAEAMTTTPPTVTDELSARLLARLGAPAMVELTAAIALANFYTRNNTALGIESQGFAAACDLQPLAEPSAR from the coding sequence ATGGCCAGCAGCACGAGGATCCCCAAGGCCGAGCTGACCGGCGTCTACGGCGCGATCGTGACGCGGATGTCGCGCCGGATGTTCGGCGAGGTCGCCGAGCCGGTCGAGGTCGCCTGGCACAACCGCAGGATCGTCGACTTCGGCTTCACCGTGGGCCGCAAGTCGCAGAAGTGGGACCGCTGCGACGCCGACCTGAAGTCCTACGCCCACATGGCGGTGGCCGGGCTGGTCGGCTGCAGCTGGTGCCTGGACCTGGGCTACTTCCTGGCGGCCAACGAGGGGCTGGACCTGGTCAAGGCCCGGGAGGTGCCGCGCTGGCGGGAGTCGGACGTGTTCACCCCGCGCGAGCGGGACGTGCTGGAGTACGCCGAGGCGATGACCACCACCCCGCCGACGGTCACCGACGAGCTGTCCGCCCGGCTGCTCGCCCGGCTGGGCGCGCCGGCGATGGTGGAGCTGACCGCCGCCATCGCGCTGGCCAACTTCTACACCCGCAACAACACCGCGCTGGGCATCGAGTCGCAGGGCTTCGCCGCGGCCTGCGACCTGCAGCCGCTGGCCGAGCCCTCGGCGCGCTGA
- a CDS encoding SDR family NAD(P)-dependent oxidoreductase, with protein MDLGLAGQVAVVTGASRGIGLAITRALVDEGVRVVAGALKGSPELDELAATGAVRPVLVDLMAPDGPDRLVEEAVDLHGGIDVLVNNVGAVKARLDGFLALTDEDWSWGLTINFLAAARTMRAAIPAMLDRPGANIVTISSVNAFLPDPGVIDYSAAKGALTNLCKSLSQEFGPRLRVNTISPGPVQTDLWLGGSGVAATVGRANGLEPDEVVRQQAAQASTGRFTAPREIADLVLLLASDRAGNVTGSDVRIDGGLVKTL; from the coding sequence GTGGACCTGGGCCTGGCCGGGCAGGTCGCCGTCGTGACCGGGGCCAGCCGGGGCATCGGGCTGGCCATCACCCGTGCGCTGGTCGACGAGGGCGTGCGCGTCGTGGCGGGCGCGCTCAAGGGCAGCCCGGAGCTCGACGAGCTCGCCGCGACCGGCGCCGTCCGGCCGGTGCTGGTCGACCTGATGGCCCCGGACGGGCCGGACCGCCTGGTCGAGGAGGCCGTGGACCTGCACGGCGGGATCGACGTGCTGGTCAACAACGTCGGCGCCGTGAAGGCACGGCTGGACGGCTTCCTGGCCCTCACCGACGAGGACTGGAGCTGGGGGCTCACGATCAACTTCCTGGCAGCCGCCCGCACGATGCGCGCCGCGATCCCCGCCATGCTCGACCGGCCGGGCGCGAACATCGTCACGATCAGCTCGGTCAACGCCTTCCTGCCCGACCCGGGCGTCATCGACTACAGCGCGGCCAAGGGCGCGTTGACCAACCTGTGCAAGTCGCTGTCCCAGGAGTTCGGCCCGCGGCTGCGGGTGAACACCATCAGCCCCGGGCCCGTGCAGACCGACCTGTGGCTCGGCGGGAGCGGGGTCGCGGCCACGGTGGGCAGGGCGAACGGCCTCGAACCCGACGAGGTGGTCCGCCAGCAGGCTGCCCAGGCATCGACCGGCCGGTTCACCGCCCCCCGGGAGATCGCCGACCTCGTGCTGCTGCTCGCCAGCGACCGGGCCGGCAACGTCACCGGCAGCGACGTCCGCATCGACGGAGGACTCGTCAAGACCCTCTGA
- a CDS encoding glycosyltransferase family 2 protein, translating to MTTEHTTPRPRVFVERRESGRRYGRTATEITGALQAPGATVQYRDALTPGQRRRVLGVGAAHVVVSLALAVYLLLPGNLPQLAGNALTDALSVAGLVLMVLLQLIAGVRTWTVAYHAGAARDPIPMRPRPGRRVAVLTTIVPGKEPVELVMATLRAMTRIRHDGPLDVWLLDEGDDPEVRRRCAEIGVKHFSRKGRPEWNQPEGPFRAKTKHGNHNSWRSVHEQDYDVVAQMDPDHVPFPNFLERTLGYFSDEDVAFVVAPQVYGNLDESFVARGSAELAYLFHGIIQRGGNGHEAPLLIGTNHLYRPAALAQIGGYQDCIIEDHLTSMVVYTTVNEVTGGNWKGVYTPDIVAVGEGPATYSDFFSQQKRWAYGIWQIARQHSPRVFGQMRTPAQRLSFLALQAHYPTTSIAWVGGIALTVLYLVGCVSITHLPLLQWGVLFGANLALGLLFTFSMRRYNLVEHERRSWGLTGFALDMLTAPVYVAAAAAQLAGRPLVYVVTAKGSAATGDTWRTFRPHLIWAAVALGSITAGLLEDHDFVTLYFWAGLTAAVCLAPMLHVGSMRLAATVPSVLSRVQPVVGSRRIGQVLVAQGLLTRAQLRELIDLQATSDAAWTRLGDLAVAQGMVTPVQLAAALRVATPTRRASRELAAQAALM from the coding sequence ATGACCACAGAGCACACGACACCGCGACCGCGGGTGTTCGTCGAGCGCCGCGAGAGCGGGCGCCGGTACGGCCGGACCGCCACCGAGATCACGGGTGCGCTGCAGGCCCCAGGAGCGACCGTGCAGTACCGCGACGCGCTCACCCCGGGCCAGCGCCGTCGGGTGCTGGGGGTCGGCGCGGCGCACGTCGTCGTCTCCCTGGCGCTCGCGGTGTACCTGCTGCTGCCCGGCAACCTGCCGCAGCTGGCCGGGAACGCGCTGACGGACGCGCTGTCGGTGGCGGGCCTGGTCCTGATGGTCCTGCTGCAGCTCATCGCCGGGGTCCGGACCTGGACCGTGGCCTACCACGCCGGCGCCGCGCGGGACCCGATCCCGATGCGGCCGCGCCCCGGGCGGCGGGTCGCCGTCCTCACCACGATCGTGCCCGGCAAGGAGCCGGTGGAGCTGGTCATGGCCACGCTGCGCGCCATGACGCGCATCCGCCACGACGGGCCGCTGGACGTGTGGCTGCTCGACGAGGGCGACGACCCGGAGGTCCGGCGACGGTGCGCGGAGATCGGGGTCAAGCACTTCAGCCGCAAGGGCCGGCCCGAGTGGAACCAGCCCGAGGGGCCGTTCCGGGCGAAGACCAAGCACGGCAACCACAACAGCTGGCGCTCGGTGCACGAGCAGGACTACGACGTCGTCGCCCAGATGGACCCCGACCACGTGCCGTTCCCGAACTTCCTCGAGCGGACGCTGGGCTACTTCTCCGACGAGGACGTCGCCTTCGTCGTCGCACCGCAGGTGTACGGCAACCTGGACGAGTCCTTCGTCGCGCGGGGTTCGGCCGAGCTGGCCTACCTGTTCCACGGGATCATCCAGCGGGGCGGCAACGGCCACGAGGCGCCGCTGCTGATCGGCACCAACCACCTGTACCGGCCGGCCGCGCTCGCGCAGATCGGCGGCTACCAGGACTGCATCATCGAGGACCACCTGACGTCGATGGTCGTCTACACCACGGTCAACGAGGTCACCGGCGGGAACTGGAAGGGCGTCTACACCCCCGACATCGTCGCCGTCGGCGAGGGCCCGGCGACGTACTCGGACTTCTTCAGCCAGCAGAAGCGCTGGGCGTACGGGATCTGGCAGATCGCCCGCCAGCACTCGCCGCGGGTGTTCGGGCAGATGCGGACCCCGGCGCAGCGGCTGTCGTTCCTGGCGCTGCAGGCGCACTACCCGACGACGTCGATCGCCTGGGTGGGCGGCATCGCGCTGACCGTGCTGTACCTGGTGGGCTGCGTCTCGATCACCCACCTGCCGCTGCTGCAGTGGGGCGTGCTGTTCGGGGCCAACCTGGCCCTCGGCCTGCTCTTCACCTTCAGCATGCGCCGCTACAACCTGGTCGAGCACGAGCGGCGCTCGTGGGGCCTGACCGGCTTCGCGCTGGACATGCTGACCGCCCCGGTCTACGTCGCCGCCGCGGCCGCTCAGCTCGCCGGGCGCCCGCTGGTCTACGTGGTCACGGCCAAGGGCAGCGCCGCCACCGGTGACACCTGGCGGACGTTCCGCCCGCACCTCATCTGGGCCGCGGTCGCGCTGGGCTCCATCACCGCCGGGCTGCTCGAGGACCACGACTTCGTGACCCTCTACTTCTGGGCGGGCCTGACCGCGGCCGTCTGCCTGGCGCCGATGCTGCACGTCGGCTCGATGCGGCTCGCCGCGACCGTGCCGTCGGTGCTCTCCCGGGTCCAGCCCGTGGTCGGCAGCCGGCGCATCGGCCAGGTCCTGGTCGCCCAGGGGCTGCTCACCCGGGCACAGCTGCGCGAGCTCATCGACCTGCAGGCCACCAGCGACGCCGCGTGGACCCGCCTCGGCGACCTGGCCGTCGCGCAGGGCATGGTCACGCCGGTCCAGCTCGCCGCTGCGCTGCGGGTGGCCACCCCGACGCGCCGGGCCTCCCGGGAGCTCGCCGCCCAGGCCGCCCTCATGTGA